From a region of the Streptomyces tirandamycinicus genome:
- a CDS encoding pentapeptide repeat-containing protein: MDWARRIELVTVVVAAVVAVAGLWYSNVQAREQRATEYEGQITDRYTAAVENLGDDAIDVRLGGIYALQRIMQDSVRDHPTIVNVLTAYIRSHAPLPEAPRRSAEAEDQKKEQSKPTEPDADVQAALSVLGRRNPIHDAGRTWIDLHRADLRGADLSSADLSSADLRGADLRGATLGSTDLSGADLLMANLRGADLDDADLSSADLRGTDLTGAGLRAADLTGAELSSADLRDADLRGAGLRDAGLRGADLRAADLTGADLSSADLTGADLRGADLRGANLRNCRVSAGQVAAAVLNAYTRLPSEIASDPKVWERAAHPLPAGAR; this comes from the coding sequence TTGGACTGGGCGCGTCGAATAGAACTGGTCACGGTCGTTGTCGCGGCGGTCGTAGCGGTGGCTGGGTTGTGGTACTCGAACGTGCAGGCTCGGGAGCAGCGGGCAACGGAGTACGAAGGTCAGATCACCGACCGCTACACCGCGGCCGTGGAGAACCTCGGCGACGATGCGATCGATGTACGGCTCGGCGGCATCTACGCCCTGCAGCGCATCATGCAGGACTCGGTCCGCGACCACCCCACCATCGTGAACGTCCTGACCGCCTACATCCGCAGCCACGCCCCCCTGCCCGAGGCGCCACGGCGCTCGGCAGAAGCTGAAGACCAGAAGAAGGAGCAGTCGAAACCGACTGAGCCGGATGCCGATGTCCAAGCCGCGCTGTCCGTCCTGGGCCGGCGCAACCCCATCCATGACGCTGGCCGCACCTGGATCGATCTGCACAGAGCGGACCTGCGCGGCGCGGACCTGAGCAGCGCGGACCTGAGCAGCGCGGACCTGCGCGGCGCGGACCTGCGCGGCGCGACCCTGGGGAGCACGGACCTGAGCGGAGCGGACCTGTTAATGGCGAACCTGCGCGGCGCGGACCTGGACGATGCGGACCTGAGCAGCGCGGACCTCCGCGGCACGGACCTCACTGGCGCGGGCCTCCGCGCCGCGGACCTCACTGGCGCGGAACTGAGCAGCGCGGACCTCCGCGACGCGGACCTGCGCGGCGCGGGCCTCCGCGACGCGGGCCTCCGCGGCGCGGACCTCCGCGCCGCGGACCTCACTGGCGCGGATCTGAGCAGCGCGGACCTCACTGGCGCGGACCTCCGCGGCGCGGACCTCCGCGGCGCGAATCTCAGAAACTGTCGCGTCTCTGCAGGGCAGGTGGCAGCAGCGGTGCTCAATGCGTACACGAGGTTGCCGTCCGAAATTGCATCCGATCCGAAGGTGTGGGAGCGGGCCGCTCATCCGTTGCCGGCGGGTGCCCGTTGA
- a CDS encoding HNH endonuclease → MASRRRTGPTDTVRQLVHLRDGGRCVRCNTVRDLTIHHRVNRGMGGAREEWINEPHNLLLTCTTCNGWFEDHPRESYSHGWKVRRPMLPGEMPVRYPSGAEYVLHPDGTRSRIAPPIRYAHAGGAR, encoded by the coding sequence GTGGCCTCTCGACGCCGCACAGGCCCCACGGACACGGTCCGCCAACTCGTCCACCTGCGCGACGGCGGGCGCTGCGTGCGCTGCAACACCGTCCGGGACTTGACCATCCACCACCGCGTCAACCGGGGCATGGGCGGCGCCCGGGAGGAGTGGATCAACGAGCCGCATAACCTGCTCCTCACCTGCACTACCTGTAATGGCTGGTTCGAGGACCACCCCCGCGAGTCCTACAGCCACGGCTGGAAGGTCCGCAGGCCGATGCTCCCCGGGGAGATGCCCGTCCGCTACCCGAGCGGAGCCGAGTACGTCCTCCACCCCGACGGCACCCGCTCCCGCATCGCGCCGCCCATCCGCTACGCCCACGCCGGCGGTGCACGATGA